GCATCCCATTGGAGTTTGCGTCCGAGTCGGACCGCCAGGTTCCCCAAATGGCAGACCGTTGCGCTGCGGTGGCCAATCTCGACATCACAAATCGGTTTCTCTCGCGACTTGATGCAATCGAGGAAGTTCTGAACGTGATTGTTGCTCACGTAAAGCTCGACGTCACCATCGTTACGACCGTTTTCGACGATCTCGCCTGGTTCACTCCGTAGTTTTCCGCGATTGACGTAAATCTTGCCTTCGCTGCCAACGAACGTTGTGCCGGTCGGAATGTCTTTTTGTTTCTGTCCGACGATCAATTCCACACCGTTTGCATAGCGGTGAGTGATTCGGCAGGTTTCCGTCACCTCATGCCAACCTTTAGGATGGTAAGTCCCTTCGCCAACGATTTCGACTGGCCCCGTGTCGTCCGTTCCCATGCCCCATTGAGCAATATCAATGTGATGAGCTCCCCAGTTGGTCATCTGACCGCCAGAGTAGTCACGGAAAAACCGAAAATTGTAGTGCACCCGTTTTTTGTTGTACGGACGATTCGGTGCCGGTCCGAGCCAGAATTCGTAATCAAGTTCTTCCGGCGGCTCGCTGTTGGGCACGGGCTCGCCAGGGTGATTGGGGCCGGGAATCCCGACAAGAACAGTCTGAAGCTTGCCAATGTGGCCGGAGCGAACTAACTCACAAGCGGTTCGGAAGTTCTTGGCCGACCGTTGCTGCGAGCCGGTTTGAACAACCCGTTTGTGGGCACGAGCGGCCTCAACCATCAGACGGCCTTCACCAATGGTGAGTGAAAGTGGTTTCTCACAATAAACATCTTTACCGGCTTGGCATGCGTGGATCGTGGGCAGGGCGTGCCAATGGTCGGGCGTGGAAATGACGACGGCATCGATATCCGCCTGGTCGAGCAGTTCTCGATAGTCGGAAAACGTCTTGCATTTTCGCCCCTTGTCTTCGACCATCTTGGCCGCCTTGGCGAGGTGCGTTTGATCGACATCGCAAACCGCCCCGGCATTCTTGATAAATCGTCCCAGATTGCCACGACCTTGCCCCCCGACGCCGATATGCCCGGTCACGATGCGTTCGTTAGCACCGAAAACGCTCGCGGGAACGAACATCGGCATAGCGACCGCGCTCGCAGCGGCAGCACTGGATTTCAAGAATTGGCGGCGGTTCAAACCATTCGTCTGGGACGTCATCAAGTTCTCCCTTGCGTGCGTGTTTCTCTCGGACGATTGGCCTTCAAGTCTCCGACTTTTTCATCGGATCGCCTTCAACCTCTTGGTGATCGCGAAGGCGAGGACAATTCACTACGACCAACGACATCGAAGACAACCGCCAGGTCGTAGTTTGGCGGTTTGAAAGTTTGAATGCAAACGAGCCCAGGCCAGGACTTTGGCGATCCGTTGTTTCCGCAATCTCCCAAACATCACCGAACTTTTTTCCAGCAGATTGAGTGAGCAGCGAAAAAAGCACCTGTTCTTCGGTTCCCACAAGGCCGAAGTCGCCGTAGTGAAAAATAAACCAGGCGAGCGGTCGCAAAATGGTATCAAATCGGTGTTTGGGTCCCTTGAATCCGGCAAGAGGTTTTGGCATAGTTCACCCGATTGTTGTCGACGACTACCGAAACTCTTGGGAATCGAGCAACATTCAAATCATTGATCCACTCCTCGCCAAGACGGCTGATCGTAATGGATTATTTAGCATTGTTCGCGGCCGAAACCCCATCCTCAATTGCGGAGATGGACCGCTTGCCGATCTGTGGCTGCTCGGTCAGTCCGACTGTGGCGGCGATCATTGCAGCGTTGTTCCACGCGGGCGCACTCTTCGCAATTTTTGGATTGGCACCGTTCGCTTTTATCTGGGCCGAACGAAAAATTTCGGGCCGAATTCAAGACCGCCTTGGACCGACACGGGTCGGTGGCCGATTCGGTTGGCTTCAAAGCCTCGCCGATGGAATCAAGCTGATCCAAAAAGAGGACTTGGTCCCCAGTGCCGCCGATTCCATGTTGTTTCGCATGGCACCGTATTTGGTCTGCATTGCCTCATTCAGTGCTTTTATGGTGCTGCCATTTAGTGATGGTTGGATCGCGGTTTCCTCGGACATTGGGCTATTTGTGCTCGTCGCCATTCTCTCGCTCGAAGTTTTCGGCGTCATCATGGCGGGCTATTCTAGTGGTTCGAAGTGGTCCCTGTTCGGTGGGATGCGAGAAGCCGCCCAGATGGTCAGCTATGAAATTCCACTCGCAATCTGTGCATTGATCCCGATTGTTGCTGTCGGCACGCTCGATTTGAATCGAATCGGTAACTATCAAGACGGTTGGTTGACCAACTGGCTGATTTTCCACGACCCGTTCACGTTCATTGGGTTCTTCGTGTACTTCACGGTCGCGACCGCCGGTTGTAAGCGGGCTCCGTTCGACTTGGCGGAAGCGGAAAGTGAACTGGTCGGCGGTTTCCACACGGAATACAGCGGCATGCGTTGGTCGTTCTTCTTTATGGGCGAATATGCCAGCATGTTCCTCGTGAGTGGTGTCGCCGCCGTTCTGTTCCTCGGTGGATGGAACAGCGGACTGGCTCCATTGGAAGCAGGACTGGACTCCCTTGCCGCCAACGCTGGGCAATCAATTTCCTGGCTCTCTGGGTTTAATCCACTGGCTTACCTCGTGAATGTCGTGGGCTTGGTGATCTTTCTGACAAAAGCAGCACTCTTGGTGATTGTGCAAATCTGGGTGCGATGGACGTTCCCACGACTCCGAATCGACCAGGTGATGACAACCTGCTTGAAGTACCTCGTGCCAATGAGTTGCTTTCTGTTCCTTGGTGCAACCGTGTGGCCGTTGGTTGTCGGAAACCGAACGATGATGGGTCTCGGGTCGCCGCAAGGTGAGCTGGCTCCCAAAGAAGTATCTCAAGTCGAGACAGCCGAGCAATCCACCACTCAAGCGACATCAGTCCATGTTGCCGGTGTGGTGGCAGAAGGGGCGGCGAAATCACAATGATTGAACTATTCTTTTACTACTTCTTCGCGACATTTGCCGTCGTTGGCGCGTTATTCGTCGTGATCAACCAAAACGTCGCACGAATGGCGTTTTGGCTAATCGTCTCGCTGGGCTCGACCGCTGCGTTGTTCTTCTTGATGCACGCAGACTTCGTCGGTGCCACGCAATTGCTCATTTACGTTGGCGGTACTCTCGTTCTGCTGATTTTCGGTGTGATGCTCACGTCAAGTGAGCCACTCCTGCGAATTCGTATGTCGATGGGAGACCTTGTCATCGCGGGTGCGGTTGGTTTTCTGTTCCTGGCGATGATCAATTTCACGGTGTCCGCCGTCCGTTGGGACCGGCTCACACTTCGTCAAATCCGTGTCGATCTGCAGACAGTCGAAGAGCACGCGACCAAGCGAATTGACTCTTTGAATTCCAAAGAGGATCAAGAAGAAGCTCGCAAACGCCTCGATGAATTCATATCGCTGTTTTCAGAGTCTTTCGTCGCGACGAAGGCCGATCCGTCACTGTACGTCCTGTCGAACGGTGCCGAATTGGAACCGCGTCAAGAGGCGATGCTCTTGAACTATATGCGAACCGAAGGCGGGCTGACCTTCTCTCCGGAAACGGAACGAGGCGGTACTGGACGCCCCATCGGTTTGGCACTTTTAGGGTCGCGTCCGGATCAGGATCTCGATCGCTCCGACGATTACCCAACCATCAGCCCCGGTTACTCGAGTCGTACAAGCCGAAAAACGCTTGATTCTTCAGTCACCAACGAACCCGATCTTTCGACCGGATATTTGCTGCCGTTCGAAATTGCTTCGGTTCACTTGTTAGTTGTTCTGATCGGTGCCGCGTATCTCGCTCGAGCCAAGCGTCGAGTCGAAACTTAACGTTTTCGTGTGGCATCAATGCTGTCACCAAGATTCAAATGCCAATCACCCCAGGACTTTTCATCCCCACACTCGACTCCAACGGTCGTGATCCGGTCTAAAGGATTTTTTCGATGGAATCTGCTGTCGGACTCAATGGTTACCTGTCCGTGGGAGCCGTTTTGTTTGTTGCCGGTGTCGTTTGCATGGCAACCAAACGCAACGGTATCGGTGTGTTGATGGGTGTTGAATTGGTGCTTAACGGTGCCAATATCAACTTCGTGGCATTTTCCAAGTTCACTCCGTTGGGTTTGGACGGCCAAATCATTTCGCTATTTGTCATCGTTTTGGCGGCAGCCGAAGCCGCGGTGGCATTGGCGATTGCCCTCAACTTTTACAACAATCACCTCACGATTGATGTCGACCAGGGAGATGACCTGGAAGGCTAACTCCGGGGCCGAACCGCCCCTTAAGATTCTCCCCGAAAACGCAACCGGACAGAACCGTCTGGAAAACTTTTATGAACGCTCCCGACATTATCTACGTTCTGCTAATGATCGCGTGGCTGTTGCCGCTGTTGGGCTTCGCGATCGAAGTCTTCGGTGGCTATTGGCAATCGGGACGGCAAAGCCGAACTGCTGCCAAAATGGCGGTTGGCTGCATCGCGACCGGCTTCGTCGTGAGTGTGGCCGCATTCGTCGTTTGGGGAAATCACACCGGATGGCAAGCCTTCGCCAGCACCGGTCACGATGAACACCATGCAGAACACGCAGACGAGCATACGCACGGCGACGGTGAAGATCACGCCAATCACAATCATGCCGATGAGGAAGAGCACACAGAGCCGAGTCCTGCGGTCGCGGAAAAACCAGACGCGGTTGCCCACACTTACGCGGATCCTCATCAGCCGATCAGCGGCGTCATGTATACGCTCGCAAAGTTTGGTTCGTTGAACTTGTCGATGGAATACTACATCGACAGTCTCACCATTCTGATGTTCATGATGGTCACTCTGATCGCCACGTGTATTCACGTCTTCGCGATCGGATACATGAGTGATGAACTCACTGATGACTATGTCGATCACCACGCACATACACGCGATGGCAAACATGTCCATCGCCCTGGGCGTTTCTACCGTTTCTTCAGCTATCTGTCCCTGTTCTGCTTTTCGATGCTGGGAATTGTCATCGCCGGCAATATCTTCCAGGTCTTCGTCTTCTGGGAGCTGGTCGGGATCAGCAGTTACTTGCTCATCGGTTTTTACGTCGAACGGAAGACTGCCAACGTCGCGGCCAACAAAGCGTTCATCATGAACCGCGTCGGCGACTTCGGTTTTTTGATTGGTTTGATGGTCGTCTGGACCTACTTCGGCACATTTAGCTTCGGTGGACTCCAAGACGCTGAGAGTGACGAGAAATCTCCCGGTGTGTTCGCAATGGTGCGAGATGCCGACGGGGGTCTGACGGTCGAAAAGCAGGAAGATGGAACATCCGTCGTTGTCTTGCATGACG
This portion of the Thalassoroseus pseudoceratinae genome encodes:
- a CDS encoding Gfo/Idh/MocA family protein, whose translation is MTSQTNGLNRRQFLKSSAAAASAVAMPMFVPASVFGANERIVTGHIGVGGQGRGNLGRFIKNAGAVCDVDQTHLAKAAKMVEDKGRKCKTFSDYRELLDQADIDAVVISTPDHWHALPTIHACQAGKDVYCEKPLSLTIGEGRLMVEAARAHKRVVQTGSQQRSAKNFRTACELVRSGHIGKLQTVLVGIPGPNHPGEPVPNSEPPEELDYEFWLGPAPNRPYNKKRVHYNFRFFRDYSGGQMTNWGAHHIDIAQWGMGTDDTGPVEIVGEGTYHPKGWHEVTETCRITHRYANGVELIVGQKQKDIPTGTTFVGSEGKIYVNRGKLRSEPGEIVENGRNDGDVELYVSNNHVQNFLDCIKSREKPICDVEIGHRSATVCHLGNLAVRLGRKLQWDAEAERFVNDEQANKELMRDYRSPWTLKS
- a CDS encoding NADH-quinone oxidoreductase subunit J family protein, which gives rise to MIELFFYYFFATFAVVGALFVVINQNVARMAFWLIVSLGSTAALFFLMHADFVGATQLLIYVGGTLVLLIFGVMLTSSEPLLRIRMSMGDLVIAGAVGFLFLAMINFTVSAVRWDRLTLRQIRVDLQTVEEHATKRIDSLNSKEDQEEARKRLDEFISLFSESFVATKADPSLYVLSNGAELEPRQEAMLLNYMRTEGGLTFSPETERGGTGRPIGLALLGSRPDQDLDRSDDYPTISPGYSSRTSRKTLDSSVTNEPDLSTGYLLPFEIASVHLLVVLIGAAYLARAKRRVET
- a CDS encoding complex I subunit 1/NuoH family protein; this encodes MDYLALFAAETPSSIAEMDRLPICGCSVSPTVAAIIAALFHAGALFAIFGLAPFAFIWAERKISGRIQDRLGPTRVGGRFGWLQSLADGIKLIQKEDLVPSAADSMLFRMAPYLVCIASFSAFMVLPFSDGWIAVSSDIGLFVLVAILSLEVFGVIMAGYSSGSKWSLFGGMREAAQMVSYEIPLAICALIPIVAVGTLDLNRIGNYQDGWLTNWLIFHDPFTFIGFFVYFTVATAGCKRAPFDLAEAESELVGGFHTEYSGMRWSFFFMGEYASMFLVSGVAAVLFLGGWNSGLAPLEAGLDSLAANAGQSISWLSGFNPLAYLVNVVGLVIFLTKAALLVIVQIWVRWTFPRLRIDQVMTTCLKYLVPMSCFLFLGATVWPLVVGNRTMMGLGSPQGELAPKEVSQVETAEQSTTQATSVHVAGVVAEGAAKSQ
- the nuoK gene encoding NADH-quinone oxidoreductase subunit NuoK, yielding MESAVGLNGYLSVGAVLFVAGVVCMATKRNGIGVLMGVELVLNGANINFVAFSKFTPLGLDGQIISLFVIVLAAAEAAVALAIALNFYNNHLTIDVDQGDDLEG